In Campylobacter concisus, a single window of DNA contains:
- a CDS encoding 50S ribosomal protein L25/general stress protein Ctc produces MLEGIVRESIGKKSAKALRRDGYLIANIYGKGLENVAAAFKVNDFIKEARKKESLAFDVKVGGKVYNVVIVDYQRDVVTSDLKHVDLKVALPGVLSKYMIPVKPVGTPIGLKNKGVLIQSKRRLCVKCTAENLPNSFDVDVSKLDIDDTILVRDITAPKGVTIIDADRVAVLGVIKAK; encoded by the coding sequence ATGTTAGAAGGAATCGTTAGAGAGAGTATCGGTAAGAAGTCTGCGAAGGCTTTGAGAAGAGATGGTTATCTAATCGCCAACATTTATGGCAAGGGATTAGAGAATGTTGCAGCTGCTTTTAAAGTAAATGACTTTATTAAAGAAGCGCGCAAAAAAGAGAGCCTTGCTTTTGATGTAAAAGTAGGCGGGAAAGTTTATAATGTCGTTATTGTTGATTACCAAAGAGATGTTGTTACAAGTGATCTTAAACACGTAGATCTAAAAGTAGCACTTCCTGGCGTTTTATCAAAATATATGATCCCAGTTAAGCCAGTTGGAACACCTATTGGTCTTAAAAATAAGGGCGTTTTGATCCAGTCAAAAAGACGTCTTTGCGTAAAATGCACGGCTGAAAATTTACCAAATTCATTTGATGTTGATGTAAGCAAACTTGACATTGATGATACGATTTTGGTTCGTGATATCACAGCTCCTAAAGGCGTCACTATTATCGACGCTGACCGTGTTGCGGTACTTGGAGTTATTAAAGCTAAATAA
- the pheA gene encoding prephenate dehydratase → MQELNELRKEIDAIDDLILNKLNERMILVEQIGKLKQTSGTPIYRPERERAIINRLTSLSKDKALNKAAIEAIYLEIFAVSRNLEMPQKIVYLGPEGTYTHQAAQSRFGAMSSYLPLATIEAVFTKLAQKEAKYGVVPIENNTEGAVGATLDCLSKFSDIKIVAELYVDIHHSFVSINENLKEIKRIYSHPQGYNQCRKFLEDHMLNEIEFVPAKSTAAAAYMASMDRNSAAICSKIAAKIYNVPIVYETIEDNMANRTRFLILSDFKNARVENSKTSILAKTDHSPGRLADLLSIFKNENINITKLESRPIKQREFKSMFYLDFEGHIDDEKVQNAFELAKESGAEITWLGSYLNGDE, encoded by the coding sequence ATGCAAGAGCTAAATGAGCTTAGAAAAGAGATCGATGCGATCGATGATCTCATCTTAAATAAACTAAATGAAAGGATGATTTTAGTTGAGCAAATCGGCAAGCTAAAGCAAACTAGCGGAACGCCTATTTATCGTCCTGAGCGTGAGCGAGCCATCATAAACCGACTAACTAGTCTTAGCAAAGACAAAGCTTTAAATAAAGCTGCTATTGAAGCCATTTATCTTGAAATTTTTGCTGTAAGTAGAAATTTAGAGATGCCTCAAAAGATCGTATATCTAGGGCCTGAAGGCACTTACACGCATCAGGCGGCTCAGAGTAGATTTGGTGCGATGAGTTCATATTTGCCACTTGCGACCATCGAGGCGGTTTTTACAAAGCTAGCTCAAAAAGAGGCGAAATATGGCGTTGTGCCTATTGAAAATAACACCGAAGGCGCTGTTGGCGCTACACTTGATTGTTTGAGTAAATTCAGTGATATAAAAATAGTTGCTGAGCTTTATGTGGATATCCACCACAGCTTTGTTAGCATAAATGAAAATTTAAAAGAGATAAAGCGAATTTACTCGCATCCGCAAGGGTATAATCAATGCCGTAAATTTTTAGAAGATCATATGCTAAATGAAATTGAATTTGTTCCAGCAAAATCAACCGCAGCAGCTGCATATATGGCATCAATGGATAGAAATTCAGCTGCCATTTGCTCAAAGATCGCAGCAAAAATTTATAACGTACCGATCGTTTATGAGACGATTGAAGACAATATGGCAAATAGAACGAGATTTCTCATTCTTAGCGATTTTAAAAATGCAAGAGTTGAAAACTCAAAAACTTCGATCCTTGCAAAGACTGATCACAGTCCAGGACGTCTTGCTGATCTGCTTTCTATCTTTAAAAATGAAAATATCAATATCACAAAACTTGAGTCACGCCCTATTAAGCAACGCGAGTTTAAATCGATGTTTTATCTTGATTTTGAAGGGCATATCGACGATGAGAAGGTACAAAATGCCTTTGAATTAGCAAAAGAGAGCGGCGCTGAGATAACGTGGCTTGGAAGCTATTTAAACGGAGATGAGTAA
- a CDS encoding LptF/LptG family permease has protein sequence MKLYARYVGWVYIKSFLIVFLALELFYVGIDLLTNLKDLPPSANLQLLYVGLTSLSAIGYVLPLSLIFALIILHVNMVRSNELISFYALGISKNSLIFPPFFIALFVTIFYVGLNFTPFAYAHDYQKSIAKNTAFSKSTTDSFLKFEGKFIYIKELNSVNQIANDVRIFEINGTNLLSTTFANHANFKDNEWILKDVNQTILPQILELGEAGFNKIQSESLDALKGFKPKSIESAVSVENSKFNIPDAINFIKTFKNEGIGLDSAKTAFYNLAIAPFFAPFLLLIFYYHLPVTGRFFNLALSTFIFVVITLVVWGLLFILAKFAQTSVILPEIGIVLPVILLFAYAIYLIKSHR, from the coding sequence ATGAAACTATACGCCAGATACGTTGGCTGGGTCTATATAAAATCTTTTCTTATCGTATTTTTAGCGCTTGAGTTATTTTATGTTGGCATCGATCTGCTTACAAATTTAAAGGATCTGCCACCATCTGCTAACCTTCAGCTCCTTTATGTTGGGCTTACATCGCTTAGCGCTATTGGCTATGTTTTACCACTTTCGCTTATTTTTGCACTCATTATTTTACATGTAAATATGGTCAGGTCAAACGAGCTAATCAGTTTTTATGCGCTTGGCATTAGCAAAAATAGTCTAATTTTTCCACCATTTTTTATTGCACTTTTTGTAACTATTTTTTATGTTGGCTTAAATTTTACTCCATTTGCCTATGCGCACGACTATCAAAAAAGCATCGCTAAAAATACGGCTTTCTCAAAAAGCACTACCGATTCATTTTTAAAATTTGAAGGTAAATTTATCTACATAAAGGAGCTAAATTCTGTTAATCAAATAGCAAATGATGTTAGAATTTTTGAGATAAATGGCACAAATTTACTTTCAACTACATTTGCAAATCATGCTAATTTTAAAGACAATGAGTGGATTTTAAAAGATGTTAATCAAACTATTTTGCCGCAAATTTTAGAGCTTGGTGAGGCTGGTTTTAATAAGATACAAAGTGAGAGCTTAGATGCATTAAAGGGCTTTAAGCCAAAGAGTATTGAAAGCGCTGTTAGCGTTGAAAACTCAAAATTTAATATCCCAGATGCAATAAATTTTATAAAGACATTTAAGAATGAAGGTATCGGCCTTGATAGCGCAAAAACAGCTTTTTATAACCTTGCTATCGCACCATTTTTTGCACCATTTTTGTTGCTCATTTTTTACTATCATTTGCCTGTAACTGGTAGATTTTTTAATCTTGCACTTTCGACTTTTATTTTTGTTGTGATAACTCTTGTCGTTTGGGGGCTGCTCTTTATTCTTGCAAAATTTGCACAAACTTCCGTAATCTTGCCAGAGATTGGCATAGTTTTGCCAGTTATTTTACTTTTTGCATACGCCATTTATCTCATAAAATCGCATCGTTAA
- the lysA gene encoding diaminopimelate decarboxylase, whose amino-acid sequence MDFKELANRYKTPLYIYDFNHIKNRYEALKNAFYARKSLICYAVKANSNLSVLKFLADLGAGFDCVSIGEVRRVLLAGAKRYQIIFSGVGKSDEELKEALKNEILLINVESFAELLRLEEIAKGLNLKARISIRVNPGVDAKTHPYISTGLNENKFGVDAETAKKMYIHAKASDSLEPTGIHFHIGSQLTSLSPIIDAANIVSELLRELRALEIDIKFFDVGGGLGIIYNDEKEINLYDYAQGILAALKGQDVTIVCEPGRFIVGNAGYFVASVLYEKFNGKKRFVITDGAMNDLIRPSLYGAHHEIFVCGKDKNLGPCDVVGPVCESGDFLAKDIELPECDSGDIIVVKGAGAYGFSMSSNYNTRNRAAEVCVLDGKDRLIRRRESFEDVVALEREFLESADARAK is encoded by the coding sequence ATGGATTTTAAAGAGCTTGCAAATAGATACAAAACCCCACTTTACATTTATGATTTTAACCACATAAAAAACCGCTACGAGGCGCTAAAAAACGCATTTTACGCTAGAAAATCTCTCATTTGCTATGCGGTGAAAGCAAACTCAAATCTAAGTGTTTTAAAATTTCTAGCTGATCTTGGAGCTGGATTTGATTGTGTTAGCATCGGCGAGGTCAGAAGAGTACTTTTAGCAGGTGCAAAGAGATATCAGATCATTTTTAGTGGCGTTGGTAAGAGCGATGAAGAGTTAAAAGAGGCTTTAAAAAATGAAATTTTGCTCATAAATGTCGAGAGTTTTGCTGAACTTTTAAGACTTGAAGAGATCGCAAAAGGGCTAAACTTAAAGGCAAGAATTAGCATTAGGGTAAATCCAGGTGTCGATGCAAAAACTCACCCATATATCTCAACAGGACTAAATGAAAATAAATTTGGCGTTGATGCCGAAACAGCCAAAAAAATGTACATTCATGCTAAAGCTTCAGACTCTCTTGAGCCAACTGGTATACATTTTCACATCGGATCTCAGCTAACATCACTTAGCCCGATAATCGATGCTGCAAATATCGTTAGTGAGCTTTTAAGAGAGCTAAGAGCACTTGAAATTGATATCAAATTTTTCGATGTTGGTGGCGGACTTGGCATCATTTATAACGATGAAAAAGAGATAAATTTATACGACTATGCTCAAGGAATTTTAGCTGCACTAAAAGGCCAAGACGTGACTATAGTATGCGAGCCAGGACGCTTTATCGTAGGTAATGCCGGCTACTTTGTCGCAAGCGTTTTATATGAGAAATTTAACGGCAAAAAGAGATTTGTCATCACTGATGGCGCGATGAATGATCTTATTAGACCAAGCCTTTATGGTGCTCACCATGAAATTTTTGTTTGTGGTAAGGATAAAAATTTAGGCCCATGCGATGTGGTTGGTCCAGTTTGCGAAAGTGGAGACTTTTTAGCAAAAGATATAGAGCTGCCAGAGTGCGATAGTGGCGATATTATCGTGGTAAAAGGTGCTGGAGCTTACGGTTTTAGCATGAGTTCAAACTACAACACAAGAAACAGAGCTGCTGAAGTTTGCGTGCTTGATGGCAAAGATAGGCTTATAAGAAGACGTGAGAGCTTTGAAGATGTCGTGGCACTTGAGAGAGAATTTTTGGAGAGCGCTGATGCAAGAGCTAAATGA
- a CDS encoding transaldolase produces the protein MYDNEAKFSLWCDFIERNFLQSEFNSLLENNIINGATSNPAIFKTAFASPAYKKIIETSNKRHPKDLYEILATQDIKIAACKMLRNYANGDDGFVSIEVDPNLSDDTAATIEEGIRLYNLISMPNVMIKIPATKDGYEAMSALMARGISVNATLIFSPDQAKNCLEAFKEGSKAYASRFIDTTMPKGVISVFVSRFDRKLDEVMAAKSLPTGQIGIMNAANIYHLIEDFGLENVRTLFASTGVKGGSLRGDYYVRELMYKNSINTAPIETIKEFIKERAEAKNVPSKENISSFFQIIKNNDMDINVVYKDLLSDGLKQFVSAFDDIMKSL, from the coding sequence ATGTATGACAACGAAGCTAAATTCTCTCTTTGGTGTGATTTTATAGAGAGAAATTTTTTACAAAGCGAATTTAACTCTTTATTGGAAAATAATATTATAAACGGTGCTACAAGCAACCCAGCTATTTTTAAAACAGCGTTTGCTTCACCTGCTTATAAAAAGATCATAGAAACTAGCAATAAACGCCATCCAAAAGATCTTTATGAAATTTTGGCTACTCAAGATATAAAAATCGCAGCATGTAAAATGTTAAGAAATTATGCAAACGGTGATGATGGCTTTGTAAGTATTGAGGTTGATCCAAATTTAAGTGACGATACAGCTGCAACGATAGAGGAAGGTATCAGGCTTTATAATCTAATATCAATGCCAAATGTTATGATAAAAATTCCAGCTACAAAAGATGGTTATGAGGCGATGAGCGCGCTTATGGCAAGGGGAATTAGTGTAAATGCTACGCTTATATTCTCGCCAGATCAGGCTAAAAACTGTCTTGAGGCTTTTAAAGAAGGCAGTAAAGCTTATGCAAGTCGCTTTATAGATACTACTATGCCAAAAGGTGTGATAAGTGTTTTTGTAAGTAGATTTGATAGAAAGCTTGATGAGGTTATGGCTGCAAAAAGCTTGCCAACGGGACAAATTGGCATAATGAATGCTGCAAATATATATCACCTTATTGAAGATTTTGGACTAGAAAATGTAAGAACGCTTTTTGCAAGCACAGGCGTAAAAGGCGGTAGTTTAAGAGGGGATTATTACGTTAGAGAGCTAATGTATAAAAATTCTATAAATACAGCACCAATAGAGACGATAAAAGAATTTATAAAAGAAAGAGCAGAGGCAAAAAATGTGCCTAGTAAAGAAAATATCTCAAGTTTTTTCCAGATTATAAAAAATAATGATATGGATATAAATGTTGTTTATAAAGATTTATTAAGCGATGGTTTAAAGCAGTTTGTATCAGCATTTGATGATATTATGAAATCACTTTAG
- a CDS encoding chemotaxis protein CheW has product MNNKLNQVLSKQKQQMNGPELKNNEDIVQLVGFVVGEEEYAIPILNIQEIIKPIEYTRVPSVPDYVLGVFNLRGNVIPLIDLRKRFSLNVTKQSPSTRYIVMKDADNIAGFVIDRLTEAIRIDRNRIDPPPETLVKDKGMIYGIGKRDQNILTILKVESLLKRDF; this is encoded by the coding sequence ATGAACAATAAACTAAATCAAGTTTTAAGCAAACAAAAACAGCAAATGAATGGTCCTGAGTTAAAAAATAATGAGGATATAGTTCAGCTAGTAGGATTTGTTGTCGGTGAGGAAGAGTACGCGATACCTATTTTAAATATCCAAGAGATAATCAAACCTATTGAATATACACGTGTTCCTAGTGTGCCTGATTATGTTCTTGGCGTGTTTAACCTACGCGGAAATGTTATTCCGCTTATTGATTTGCGTAAGCGTTTTTCACTAAATGTCACAAAACAAAGCCCAAGCACAAGATATATCGTTATGAAAGATGCGGATAATATCGCTGGCTTTGTGATAGACCGCTTGACGGAGGCTATCAGAATAGACCGCAACAGGATCGATCCGCCACCAGAGACTTTAGTAAAAGACAAAGGCATGATTTATGGTATCGGAAAGCGCGACCAAAATATCCTTACGATCTTAAAGGTCGAAAGTCTTTTAAAACGTGATTTTTAG
- a CDS encoding chemotaxis protein CheW produces the protein MDDMKEIMEDFLIEAFELIEQIDHDLVELESNPEDLELLNRIFRVAHTVKGSSSFLNFDVLTELTHHMEDVLNKARKGELKITPDIMDVVLESVDMMKGLLSSIRDHGNDTAAGIDIKSICARLTQISEGEVPVAAPEAPVTPVAEPTPEPAKESEPAAPAEEAPEISDAELSKLSDSEVEAEIERLLKVRKAEDQARRASKGIAPKSPSEIAPAASSTSAPAAKAESKEKDGDKKVPAASSGAVAQEQTIRVEVKRLDHLMNLIGELVLGKNRLLKIYDDVEERYEGEKFLEELNQVVSSLSLVTTDIQLAVMKTRMLPIAKVFNKFPRMIRDLSRDLGKQIDLEISGEETELDKSIVEEIGDPLVHIIRNSCDHGIEDPETRKAAGKPEKGLVQLKAYNEGNHIVVEIVDDGKGLDADMLKSKSIEKGIITEREADAMSEKEAFGLIFRPGFSTAAKVTNVSGRGVGMDVVKTNIEKLNGIIDIESEVGKGTVMKLKIPLTLAIIQSLLVGTQEEFYAIPLASVLETVRVPIDDIYTIDGKNVLRLRDEVLSLVRLSDVFGVEKAFDGGDQTYVVIIGVAEAKLGIIVDTLVGQEEIVIKSMGDYLQNIPGIAGATIRGDGRVTLIIDVGAMMEMAKDIKVDIRAEIEDSTKAKEKPSDYKVLIVDDSKMDRTIMQKALEPTGVTIIEATNGVEALNIVKSGEHSFDAILIDIEMPRMDGYTLAGEIRKYSKYRNLPLIAVTSRTSKTDRLRGVEVGMTEYITKPYSAEYLENVVRKNIKLA, from the coding sequence ATGGATGATATGAAAGAAATAATGGAAGACTTTTTAATAGAGGCTTTCGAACTTATTGAGCAGATAGATCACGACCTTGTTGAGCTTGAGTCAAACCCTGAAGATTTGGAATTATTAAATAGAATTTTCCGCGTTGCTCACACAGTAAAAGGTAGTTCAAGTTTTTTAAATTTTGATGTTCTAACAGAGCTTACTCACCATATGGAGGATGTTTTAAATAAAGCCAGAAAAGGCGAGCTAAAGATCACTCCAGACATTATGGACGTAGTTCTTGAGTCAGTTGATATGATGAAAGGCTTGTTAAGCAGCATTAGAGATCATGGAAATGATACAGCTGCTGGCATTGATATTAAAAGTATTTGCGCAAGACTTACTCAAATTTCTGAAGGTGAGGTTCCAGTAGCAGCTCCTGAAGCTCCTGTCACGCCAGTAGCTGAGCCAACACCAGAGCCGGCAAAAGAGTCAGAGCCAGCCGCGCCTGCCGAAGAAGCACCAGAGATAAGTGATGCTGAGCTTTCAAAGCTAAGTGATTCAGAAGTTGAAGCTGAGATAGAAAGACTCTTAAAGGTTAGAAAGGCTGAGGATCAAGCAAGGCGTGCTTCAAAAGGTATAGCTCCAAAATCTCCTAGCGAGATAGCCCCAGCTGCAAGTAGCACTTCAGCTCCAGCTGCAAAAGCAGAGAGCAAAGAAAAAGACGGAGATAAGAAGGTCCCAGCGGCAAGTAGCGGTGCAGTAGCTCAGGAACAAACTATACGTGTTGAGGTAAAAAGACTTGACCACTTAATGAACCTAATTGGTGAGCTTGTTCTTGGTAAAAACCGCTTATTAAAAATTTATGATGACGTGGAAGAGAGATATGAGGGTGAGAAATTCCTTGAAGAGCTAAACCAGGTAGTTTCAAGTCTAAGCTTGGTAACGACTGATATTCAGCTTGCCGTTATGAAGACAAGAATGCTTCCAATAGCAAAAGTCTTTAATAAATTCCCACGTATGATACGCGATCTTAGCCGCGATCTTGGTAAGCAAATCGATCTTGAAATTTCAGGTGAAGAGACTGAACTTGATAAGTCAATCGTAGAAGAGATCGGCGATCCACTAGTTCACATCATCAGAAATTCATGCGATCACGGCATCGAGGATCCTGAGACAAGAAAGGCAGCAGGTAAGCCAGAAAAAGGCCTTGTTCAGCTAAAAGCTTACAATGAAGGCAACCACATCGTTGTTGAGATAGTTGATGATGGTAAAGGCTTAGATGCTGACATGCTTAAATCTAAATCGATAGAAAAAGGCATCATCACTGAGCGCGAAGCTGATGCGATGAGCGAAAAAGAGGCATTTGGCCTTATCTTTAGACCAGGATTTTCAACTGCAGCAAAGGTTACAAACGTATCTGGTCGTGGTGTTGGTATGGACGTTGTTAAGACAAATATTGAAAAGCTAAATGGTATCATTGATATTGAAAGTGAAGTTGGAAAAGGCACGGTTATGAAGCTTAAAATTCCACTCACGCTTGCGATTATTCAGTCGCTACTTGTTGGAACGCAAGAAGAATTTTATGCTATTCCACTTGCTAGCGTTCTTGAAACTGTTCGCGTGCCGATTGATGATATCTACACGATCGATGGCAAAAATGTACTAAGGCTAAGAGATGAAGTCTTATCTCTTGTTAGACTCTCTGATGTATTTGGTGTAGAAAAAGCATTTGATGGTGGAGATCAAACTTATGTCGTAATAATCGGTGTTGCTGAAGCAAAACTAGGTATTATCGTCGATACTTTGGTTGGACAAGAAGAGATTGTTATCAAATCAATGGGTGATTATCTACAAAACATCCCAGGCATCGCTGGTGCTACCATTAGAGGTGATGGCCGTGTGACTTTGATTATAGATGTTGGTGCTATGATGGAGATGGCAAAAGATATCAAGGTAGATATTAGAGCCGAAATAGAAGATAGCACGAAAGCAAAGGAAAAACCAAGCGATTATAAAGTCTTGATAGTTGATGACTCAAAAATGGATAGAACTATCATGCAAAAAGCGCTTGAACCAACTGGGGTAACAATAATAGAAGCTACAAATGGTGTTGAGGCATTAAATATCGTAAAATCCGGAGAGCACTCTTTTGATGCGATTTTGATAGATATTGAGATGCCAAGGATGGATGGATATACACTGGCTGGCGAAATTAGAAAATACTCTAAGTATAGAAATTTACCACTTATTGCTGTTACATCAAGGACGTCAAAAACAGATAGATTGCGTGGTGTAGAAGTTGGAATGACTGAGTATATTACAAAACCATATTCAGCCGAGTACTTAGAAAATGTCGTTAGAAAGAATATAAAATTAGCTTAG
- the pth gene encoding aminoacyl-tRNA hydrolase — protein MTLIVGLGNPGPKYENTRHNIGFMLIDLLKDSNYKDVSSAKFQGEVFKFNDIILLKPTTFMNLSGQSVKAVKDFYKPDRIIVIHDDLDLSFGAVKFKKGGSSGGHNGIKSIDGLIGNEYERVRVGIGHLGDAKNFVLGEFSDEEKKALDEILAYTKNAVCELLKSDINEISQKFTIKKGLIK, from the coding sequence GTGACACTAATAGTGGGGCTGGGAAATCCTGGTCCCAAATACGAAAATACTAGACACAACATAGGCTTTATGCTTATAGATCTCCTAAAAGACTCAAATTACAAAGATGTTAGCTCAGCCAAATTCCAAGGCGAAGTTTTTAAATTTAACGACATTATCTTGCTAAAACCTACAACTTTTATGAACCTCTCAGGGCAAAGTGTAAAAGCGGTCAAAGATTTTTATAAACCAGATAGAATAATCGTAATACACGATGATCTTGATCTTAGTTTTGGTGCAGTTAAATTTAAAAAAGGCGGTAGTAGCGGCGGGCATAACGGCATAAAATCGATCGATGGACTAATAGGTAACGAGTACGAAAGGGTGCGTGTTGGCATTGGACACCTTGGTGATGCTAAAAATTTTGTCCTTGGAGAGTTTAGTGATGAGGAGAAAAAGGCTTTAGATGAAATTTTAGCCTATACAAAAAATGCAGTTTGTGAACTACTAAAGAGTGACATCAACGAAATCTCGCAAAAATTTACGATAAAAAAAGGTCTTATAAAATGA
- the serB gene encoding phosphoserine phosphatase SerB gives MIKLCVFDFDSTIMDGETIDILAAANNASEEVANITKHSMNGELDFFESLTKRVKFLKGLPLLKVNEICKNLPIMPGAGELIKALRQKGIKVVVFSGGFHNATDVMQKKLNFDANFANILHHKDGILSGEVGGEMMFSSSKGDMIDRLCGLLNLGKDEIMCVGDGANDISMFRKCDLSIAFCAKDILKKEATHCVDVKDLREILKFIR, from the coding sequence TTGATAAAACTTTGTGTTTTTGATTTTGACTCTACAATAATGGACGGCGAGACGATAGATATTCTCGCCGCCGCTAATAATGCTAGCGAAGAAGTAGCTAATATAACTAAGCATTCGATGAACGGTGAGCTTGATTTTTTTGAAAGTCTTACAAAAAGAGTAAAATTTTTAAAAGGATTGCCGCTTTTAAAAGTAAATGAAATTTGCAAAAATTTACCCATAATGCCAGGAGCTGGCGAGCTAATAAAAGCTTTAAGGCAAAAAGGTATCAAAGTTGTGGTTTTTAGCGGTGGATTTCACAATGCAACCGATGTAATGCAAAAAAAACTTAATTTTGATGCAAATTTTGCAAATATCTTGCATCATAAAGATGGAATTTTAAGTGGTGAAGTTGGCGGAGAAATGATGTTTAGTAGTTCAAAGGGAGATATGATTGACCGCTTGTGTGGACTATTAAATCTAGGCAAGGACGAGATAATGTGTGTTGGGGACGGGGCCAATGACATATCGATGTTTAGAAAGTGCGACCTTAGCATTGCATTTTGTGCAAAAGATATCTTAAAAAAAGAAGCGACACATTGTGTTGATGTTAAAGACTTGCGTGAAATTTTAAAATTTATAAGGTAG
- a CDS encoding chemotaxis protein, translated as MFGDNVLKTDSNEMELVDFRIFKKTENKVYEGIYGVNVAKVREIIKMPNLTELPGVPEYIEGIFDLRGVVIPVINLARWMNIIEPTEGVVIKPRVIIAEFSGILIGFIVHEAKRIRRISWKDIEPANFASGSGALDKGKITGVTRIENDEVLLILDLESIVEELGIYSPKIEFDVTDDQKLKGAALVLDDSSTARKLVKDALEKMGLSVVEAKNGVEGLERMEELYQRYGDNLSRELRVILSDIEMPQMDGYRFASTLKNDERFKEVPIVFNSSLSNDFSEIKSKEAGGAAYLTKFDASIFYQEVLKVIEAHSKSAK; from the coding sequence ATGTTTGGAGATAACGTACTAAAAACGGACTCAAACGAGATGGAACTTGTTGATTTTCGTATCTTTAAAAAGACCGAAAACAAAGTATATGAAGGAATATACGGAGTCAATGTCGCAAAGGTGCGGGAGATCATTAAGATGCCAAATCTTACAGAGCTTCCAGGCGTTCCTGAGTATATCGAGGGAATTTTTGATTTAAGGGGTGTGGTGATCCCTGTCATAAATTTGGCAAGATGGATGAATATTATCGAGCCAACCGAAGGTGTAGTTATAAAGCCACGTGTTATTATTGCTGAGTTTAGCGGTATTTTGATCGGTTTTATCGTCCATGAGGCAAAAAGGATCAGGCGTATAAGCTGGAAAGATATCGAGCCTGCAAATTTTGCTTCAGGTTCTGGCGCTTTAGACAAAGGCAAAATAACAGGCGTAACAAGAATAGAAAATGATGAAGTTTTGCTTATTCTTGATCTTGAAAGCATAGTAGAAGAGCTTGGAATTTACTCACCAAAGATCGAATTTGATGTAACAGACGATCAAAAATTAAAAGGTGCTGCTTTGGTTTTGGATGATAGCTCGACTGCTAGAAAACTGGTAAAAGACGCACTTGAGAAAATGGGACTTAGCGTGGTTGAGGCTAAAAACGGCGTTGAGGGTTTGGAGAGAATGGAAGAACTTTATCAAAGATATGGAGATAACTTATCAAGAGAGCTTAGAGTTATCTTAAGTGATATCGAAATGCCACAGATGGATGGATACCGCTTTGCTTCAACTCTTAAAAACGATGAAAGATTTAAAGAAGTGCCAATAGTATTTAACTCCTCATTGAGTAATGATTTTAGTGAAATCAAGAGCAAAGAAGCTGGTGGTGCGGCGTATCTTACAAAATTTGATGCAAGCATATTTTATCAAGAAGTGCTAAAGGTTATTGAAGCACATTCTAAATCTGCAAAATGA